A genomic segment from Moorena sp. SIOASIH encodes:
- a CDS encoding heme oxygenase (biliverdin-producing) gives MSTNLATKLREGTKTSHTMAENVGFVKCFLKGTVEKTSYRKLVSNLYFVYSAMEEEMERHQEHPILSKIYFQELNRKKTLEQDLCYYFGSNWQEQVVPSVAAKEYVQRIKDMSEKEPELLVAHSYTRYLGDLSGGQILKKIAQRGMNLSDGQGTAFYEFKQIPDEKAFKTKYRQAMDELPIDDATADRIVEEANAAFGMNMKMFQELEGNLIKAIGIMLYNTLTRRRVRGSTELATAD, from the coding sequence ATGAGTACCAATTTAGCCACCAAGTTGCGTGAAGGCACAAAAACATCCCATACCATGGCAGAGAATGTGGGTTTTGTCAAGTGCTTTTTGAAAGGAACCGTTGAAAAAACCTCCTACCGGAAATTAGTATCCAACCTTTACTTCGTCTATTCCGCCATGGAAGAGGAGATGGAGCGCCATCAGGAACACCCGATTCTTTCAAAAATCTACTTCCAAGAGCTCAATCGGAAAAAGACCCTAGAGCAAGACCTATGCTATTATTTCGGTTCTAACTGGCAAGAGCAAGTAGTCCCCTCAGTGGCGGCTAAAGAGTATGTGCAAAGAATTAAAGATATGTCTGAGAAGGAACCAGAACTATTGGTTGCTCACTCCTACACCCGCTATCTAGGGGACTTATCTGGCGGACAAATTCTCAAAAAGATTGCCCAGCGCGGGATGAATTTATCAGATGGGCAAGGTACTGCTTTTTATGAATTCAAACAAATCCCTGATGAGAAGGCATTCAAGACTAAGTATCGGCAAGCCATGGATGAGCTACCCATTGATGATGCCACAGCGGATCGGATTGTGGAAGAAGCTAATGCCGCGTTTGGCATGAATATGAAGATGTTCCAGGAACTGGAGGGTAACCTGATTAAAGCCATTGGTATAATGCTATACAACACCCTTACCCGTCGTCGCGTTCGTGGCAGCACAGAACTAGCTACAGCTGATTAA
- a CDS encoding proprotein convertase P-domain-containing protein has product MNQTISDAAMVTQQGKFSTTNNYTITTFKGSGGDIPDGKGSFLDNIIVKENFKIKEVSIKLHNMVHTWVGDLVVSLRHGETGTVVDLFRQPGKPNFSSSGYSSDIKGDYIFNDHNSEDFEAAAGANTVVPSGNYHPVESLSAFDGLSAAGTWQLIIKDNAAGDSGSLGSWSLDLGYTQST; this is encoded by the coding sequence ATGAATCAAACTATTTCAGATGCAGCAATGGTAACTCAACAGGGAAAATTTTCTACTACCAATAATTATACCATAACAACGTTTAAAGGCTCTGGTGGTGATATACCTGATGGCAAAGGCAGCTTTCTGGATAACATTATCGTGAAGGAAAATTTCAAGATTAAGGAGGTTAGCATCAAGCTGCACAATATGGTTCACACCTGGGTAGGTGACCTAGTAGTGAGCTTACGCCATGGGGAGACGGGAACTGTAGTCGATTTGTTCCGGCAACCCGGTAAACCAAACTTTTCCTCCAGTGGCTACAGCAGCGATATCAAGGGAGATTATATTTTCAATGACCACAATTCAGAGGACTTTGAGGCAGCTGCTGGAGCTAATACCGTTGTCCCTAGTGGGAATTATCACCCTGTAGAATCATTATCAGCATTTGATGGTCTTTCTGCAGCTGGAACCTGGCAGCTGATCATCAAAGATAATGCGGCTGGTGACTCGGGTTCCCTGGGTTCTTGGAGCTTAGATTTGGGGTACACTCAATCTACTTAA
- a CDS encoding Mo-dependent nitrogenase C-terminal domain-containing protein, whose protein sequence is MFRTNKHSTNPSLSQVANLNTSLTPPEPLPKKRVDLLKPLRQWLDQIEITDQTLARFLSKIIPGQCPFERDLKLFGHLVLHIPPLCKLNPLYEQLASLRFRALCYLVDQCGEDIQFYA, encoded by the coding sequence ATGTTCAGAACCAACAAGCACAGTACCAATCCATCCCTCTCACAGGTAGCTAATCTCAATACCAGTCTCACTCCGCCTGAGCCACTGCCCAAAAAACGTGTTGATTTACTAAAACCTCTGCGCCAATGGCTGGATCAAATAGAAATTACAGATCAAACCCTAGCTAGATTCCTCTCCAAAATTATTCCTGGTCAATGTCCCTTTGAGCGGGATTTAAAACTTTTCGGTCACTTAGTACTACACATCCCTCCCCTATGTAAGCTCAACCCTCTCTACGAGCAATTAGCTAGCCTACGTTTCCGGGCTCTGTGTTACCTAGTGGATCAGTGTGGGGAGGATATTCAATTTTACGCTTGA